A window of Leptospira fainei serovar Hurstbridge str. BUT 6 contains these coding sequences:
- a CDS encoding integrase core domain-containing protein — translation MYYKLSILANIAFLFYFIYSIKTETQTEFKILFLKTQILAQKRRKKKFHTKPFQRLTLLLLSYVLPDWKANLAIVSPDTLLKWRKEKFKIFWAMISGRKKPGRPNTPWTLIKLIRKVAKENGIWGATKLHGLLRKLGYDISERTVSKYIPKRPPDPKKRLLWKQFYSLHADAMLASDTFTVYSANFSKIFRVVFFLHVGSRQILHFDIHTNPTTRWMRRVLKCAIRKQEKRISYFLSDNDPLFGKRFTRYLERIGIKHKKTARKSPWQNCYAERWIKTCRNEFLDFFIPINEYHLRKNLDEFIHFYNHHRTHLALHKDTPIPSCILERPPDAKLVSTPILGGLYHTYSYKKTA, via the coding sequence ATGTATTATAAATTATCGATTCTAGCAAATATCGCCTTTCTATTTTACTTCATATATAGTATTAAGACGGAAACCCAGACGGAGTTTAAAATCTTATTCTTAAAAACACAAATCTTAGCCCAGAAACGAAGAAAGAAAAAATTCCATACCAAACCATTCCAACGACTAACCCTTCTTCTTCTTTCCTACGTTCTTCCTGATTGGAAAGCGAATCTGGCTATCGTTTCTCCGGACACCCTTCTCAAATGGCGGAAAGAAAAGTTCAAAATCTTCTGGGCAATGATTTCCGGAAGAAAAAAACCGGGTAGGCCAAATACCCCCTGGACCCTAATCAAGCTAATCAGAAAAGTCGCTAAAGAAAATGGGATCTGGGGAGCAACCAAGCTTCACGGTCTACTTAGAAAACTCGGATACGATATCTCCGAACGGACTGTCTCTAAATACATCCCTAAACGACCTCCAGATCCGAAGAAAAGACTTTTATGGAAGCAATTCTATTCTCTGCACGCCGATGCTATGCTTGCTTCAGATACTTTTACCGTTTATTCCGCTAATTTTAGTAAAATCTTTCGGGTAGTTTTCTTCCTTCATGTCGGATCAAGGCAGATTTTGCACTTCGATATCCACACCAATCCGACCACTAGATGGATGAGGAGGGTTCTGAAATGCGCGATTCGAAAACAAGAGAAAAGGATCAGCTACTTCCTTTCCGATAACGATCCACTATTCGGAAAACGATTTACTAGGTATTTGGAAAGAATCGGAATTAAGCATAAAAAGACCGCAAGAAAGTCTCCATGGCAAAATTGCTATGCGGAACGGTGGATTAAAACTTGCAGGAACGAATTCTTGGATTTCTTTATTCCGATCAACGAATACCATCTTAGAAAAAATTTAGATGAGTTTATTCATTTTTACAATCACCATAGAACCCATTTGGCCCTGCACAAGGACACTCCTATCCCGTCCTGTATTCTGGAAAGGCCACCCGATGCCAAACTCGTTTCTACCCCGATTCTCGGTGGACTATATCATACTTATTCTTACAAAAAAACCGCGTAA
- a CDS encoding type II toxin-antitoxin system RelE/ParE family toxin: MKFEILYTDLFSRELKALCKKYRSIKNDLKKLVDSMEKNPVQGVSLGKDCYKIRLAISSKGKGKSGGARVITYLYLSGNKVYFLSVYDKSEKENISDKEREDLLKLIQS, encoded by the coding sequence ATGAAATTTGAAATCCTATACACCGATCTTTTCAGTCGGGAATTAAAAGCCTTATGTAAAAAGTATCGTTCCATTAAAAACGATCTTAAAAAACTCGTCGATTCTATGGAGAAAAATCCAGTCCAAGGAGTCTCACTCGGAAAAGATTGTTACAAAATCCGACTCGCAATCTCTTCCAAAGGAAAGGGTAAATCCGGAGGAGCAAGAGTCATCACTTACCTCTATCTCTCTGGGAATAAGGTCTACTTTCTTTCCGTTTACGATAAGTCCGAAAAAGAAAATATCTCCGACAAAGAACGAGAGGATTTATTAAAGCTCATTCAATCCTAA
- a CDS encoding TIGR04388 family protein, whose translation MRRASVQHPIEMQVRLTTQDVLDERDYANPKQPGPAKQEAPKILKLGMRGAMLSLPRMEGMIHALTASLSGAVAEVEGGIFKNIAHDLQSVGLVSERQERKFEKDLRYVIDEIKLVYDKNAIKSWQADVVAISKDAVQLYGKQQESSCIR comes from the coding sequence ATGCGTAGGGCTTCAGTCCAACACCCGATTGAAATGCAGGTCAGGCTGACAACACAAGATGTGTTGGATGAGCGTGACTACGCGAACCCGAAGCAGCCCGGTCCTGCAAAGCAGGAGGCGCCCAAAATACTTAAACTAGGCATGCGAGGAGCCATGCTTTCCTTGCCTAGAATGGAAGGAATGATCCATGCATTGACGGCATCGCTGAGCGGAGCGGTTGCGGAAGTGGAAGGCGGCATCTTCAAAAATATAGCTCATGATCTACAATCTGTGGGATTGGTGTCGGAAAGACAAGAGAGGAAATTCGAGAAGGATCTGAGATATGTAATAGACGAAATCAAGCTTGTGTATGATAAAAATGCGATTAAGAGTTGGCAGGCGGATGTGGTCGCAATTTCGAAGGATGCAGTGCAGCTGTATGGGAAGCAACAAGAGAGCTCTTGTATTCGATAA
- a CDS encoding phasin-related domain-containing protein yields the protein MNLEMMNIVNAGIGIIRAGQARIENTKMTIKKGFDDLAAKGAADKSESSVRLRDLTVKVVDSVKETNATIEKNWNEVRSKLSNTVNGFSPKPAEAPIKKGVAKPASA from the coding sequence ATGAACCTGGAAATGATGAATATCGTGAATGCTGGTATAGGTATTATAAGGGCGGGGCAGGCAAGGATCGAAAACACCAAAATGACGATTAAGAAAGGCTTCGACGATTTGGCGGCTAAAGGGGCAGCCGATAAAAGCGAGTCGTCCGTTCGTCTTCGCGATCTAACCGTCAAAGTCGTGGATAGCGTTAAGGAAACCAATGCGACGATCGAAAAAAATTGGAACGAAGTTCGTTCAAAATTATCGAATACTGTAAACGGTTTTTCGCCAAAACCGGCGGAAGCTCCGATTAAAAAAGGAGTCGCGAAGCCCGCGTCAGCGTAG
- a CDS encoding acyltransferase family protein: MHYTFSKHQIYRIAFTILISPLKSIFRRKEEERQSLNGFRFFAITFVLFYHFWLVGKNYVAFPQWLDRIFLNLSSGVDLFFILSGFLIYGELLKSWKIQKELNLPTFYKNRVFRIFPAYYLFIAITLPVTYSTLKNLLDNPFFPVADKEKFQLQLSNWFYDLIYFSNYKYGINGHTWSLASEWQFYLILPLLCLTILFKLRKRLRIAFLVLLYFIPLGFRIFLHQEVLEEGEYFTRIYYPLHTRFDAFIIGMLLAEWLAENQSKRFNEAFQVLLIIISLSALVFAHYLIFEPKDILFLSFRFNILNVGYGILIALSLISNSLLSNFFSFGWFIPITRVSYGMYLWHPYVAFKYAGELSKEAFFNNNSIEWSGFLLLFFKVYLNTFLIAVLSYCAFEYWFLRMKKSLSGKSAG, translated from the coding sequence GTGCATTACACTTTCTCGAAACACCAAATCTACCGAATAGCATTCACAATTCTAATAAGCCCTTTAAAGAGCATTTTTCGTAGAAAGGAAGAAGAGCGGCAAAGTTTAAACGGTTTTCGTTTCTTTGCGATAACGTTTGTATTATTCTATCATTTTTGGTTAGTCGGAAAGAACTACGTAGCATTTCCTCAATGGCTGGATAGAATTTTCTTAAATCTTTCCTCCGGTGTGGATCTGTTTTTTATTTTAAGCGGATTTTTGATTTATGGCGAACTTCTAAAGAGTTGGAAGATTCAGAAAGAGCTGAATCTTCCGACGTTTTACAAAAACCGAGTGTTCAGAATTTTTCCTGCGTATTATTTATTTATAGCCATCACATTACCAGTTACCTATTCGACTCTTAAGAATTTACTGGATAATCCCTTTTTTCCTGTAGCGGATAAAGAAAAGTTCCAGCTACAGTTATCGAATTGGTTTTATGACTTAATTTATTTTTCTAATTATAAATACGGAATAAACGGACATACCTGGTCCTTGGCGTCAGAATGGCAATTCTACTTGATACTTCCCTTACTCTGTTTGACGATCTTATTCAAACTACGCAAGAGATTAAGAATTGCATTTCTTGTTCTATTATACTTTATTCCGTTGGGATTTCGAATATTCCTCCATCAGGAAGTTCTCGAGGAAGGTGAATATTTCACACGAATTTATTACCCTCTGCATACTCGATTTGACGCATTTATAATCGGAATGCTTTTGGCAGAATGGTTGGCCGAAAATCAAAGCAAGCGTTTCAATGAGGCGTTTCAGGTTCTGTTAATAATCATTAGCCTATCGGCCTTGGTTTTCGCGCATTATCTTATATTCGAACCTAAAGACATCCTTTTTCTATCTTTTAGATTCAACATATTGAATGTAGGATACGGGATACTGATTGCACTTTCATTGATTTCAAATTCTTTGCTGAGCAATTTTTTTTCGTTCGGTTGGTTCATTCCCATAACCCGAGTCAGCTACGGAATGTATCTATGGCATCCGTACGTTGCATTTAAATACGCCGGAGAATTGAGTAAGGAGGCTTTTTTTAATAATAATAGTATCGAATGGAGCGGCTTTCTGCTTTTATTCTTTAAAGTTTACTTAAATACATTCTTAATCGCCGTACTTTCATATTGCGCGTTCGAATACTGGTTTCTTAGGATGAAAAAATCCTTATCCGGAAAATCCGCCGGATAA
- a CDS encoding spermine/spermidine synthase domain-containing protein — MEINTKSWIMDYYDENEIHFYRKRKTYFSGKTQFQKVEFVELPSIGETLIIDGELQSAAQDEYIYHESLVHPACLLNKKTEHVLIIGGGEGATLREVLKYNTIKSVTMVDIDKELVQLFSRKMQNWHKGAFQDRRVNLIFEDGRKYLEATNERFDVIILDLTSSFGERVEEKFDPILNLYSKQFYSICSSKLKKDGIIAIQALELTPADWSEHAVIRRSLATAFKHVLSYTVFIPSFYTTWGFLLGSQSHSFETLSPKKINSIIAEKKLESKLCSFDGNAFIGTTNLPKDLRKNIMSKGSIIEDDKPLTIYPKEME; from the coding sequence TTGGAAATCAATACAAAATCCTGGATAATGGATTATTACGACGAAAACGAGATTCATTTCTACAGAAAGCGAAAGACCTATTTTTCAGGAAAGACTCAATTTCAAAAAGTGGAATTTGTTGAACTGCCTTCTATCGGTGAGACCCTAATCATCGACGGGGAATTACAATCCGCAGCGCAAGATGAATATATTTATCATGAATCATTGGTCCATCCCGCATGCTTGCTGAATAAGAAAACCGAACATGTTTTGATAATCGGCGGCGGAGAGGGTGCCACGCTAAGAGAAGTACTGAAATATAATACGATTAAATCGGTGACGATGGTCGACATCGACAAGGAGTTGGTTCAACTTTTTTCCCGGAAAATGCAAAATTGGCATAAAGGAGCTTTTCAAGATCGCAGAGTTAATTTGATCTTTGAAGACGGTCGTAAATATTTGGAAGCTACGAACGAACGCTTCGACGTAATCATCTTGGATTTAACGTCTAGCTTTGGCGAACGGGTCGAGGAGAAATTCGATCCGATTCTCAATCTATATTCAAAACAATTCTATTCTATCTGCTCCTCGAAGCTGAAGAAAGACGGAATTATCGCGATTCAGGCCTTAGAACTCACTCCTGCCGACTGGTCTGAGCACGCAGTGATCCGAAGATCTTTAGCCACCGCGTTCAAACATGTCTTGAGCTACACGGTTTTTATTCCCTCATTTTACACTACCTGGGGATTTCTTCTCGGCTCCCAGAGTCATAGCTTTGAGACTCTTTCTCCCAAGAAAATCAATAGCATAATCGCCGAAAAAAAATTGGAGTCGAAATTATGCTCATTCGACGGCAATGCTTTTATCGGGACAACCAATCTGCCGAAAGACCTACGGAAGAATATTATGAGTAAAGGCAGTATTATCGAAGATGATAAGCCGCTTACAATTTATCCGAAAGAAATGGAGTGA
- a CDS encoding helix-turn-helix transcriptional regulator: MKNNFRIISSLYLLYIAFVVVWIVMEVLSIEQISFYKTGFSVQVNFIEVLLGISSIVIFFNLYLELSNARKLVKEAEISLSRQTMKLNFPRGTQLGEEFWRSVKLQFGRWELTPSEQELAKYLLRGFSNPQIAAIRKKSLRTIENQTLSIYRKTGMTGKLEFIAYFIEPLLPEEEDD; the protein is encoded by the coding sequence ATGAAAAATAACTTCAGGATAATATCCAGTTTATATTTATTATATATCGCGTTCGTCGTCGTCTGGATAGTAATGGAAGTTCTTTCCATTGAACAAATCTCCTTCTATAAAACCGGATTTTCCGTTCAAGTTAATTTCATCGAGGTCCTCCTGGGGATATCCAGTATAGTCATTTTTTTTAATTTATATTTGGAACTGTCGAATGCGAGAAAATTAGTCAAGGAAGCGGAGATAAGTCTGAGCAGGCAGACTATGAAATTGAACTTTCCGAGAGGAACTCAACTTGGAGAGGAATTTTGGAGATCGGTAAAGCTTCAATTCGGCAGGTGGGAATTAACTCCGTCGGAACAAGAACTCGCCAAGTATTTGTTAAGAGGGTTTTCGAATCCGCAAATTGCCGCTATCCGGAAAAAAAGTCTGAGAACTATAGAGAATCAAACTCTCTCAATTTACCGAAAGACCGGTATGACCGGGAAGCTGGAATTCATTGCCTATTTTATAGAACCGTTATTGCCGGAGGAGGAGGACGATTGA